A window from Mytilus galloprovincialis chromosome 8, xbMytGall1.hap1.1, whole genome shotgun sequence encodes these proteins:
- the LOC143085429 gene encoding PDZ domain-containing protein 11-like — protein MSTPRDRRELIRAKLPPYEHPPPWIPPHERENNPEYNSDIRQFLPRSLKLQRSKATEQLGFNIRGGQEHHCGIFVSKVMPNSEAELLGLREGDQILAVNHINFENINHSEAVGVLKSNTSIDMIVSDFPYGYDRTYDKTKSLASSHQQSPRR, from the exons ATGTCAACACCGAGAGACAGACGAGAGCTAATCAGGGCAAAATTACCCCCTTATGAGCATCCCCCACCATGGATTCCTCCCCACGAG aggGAAAACAATCCTGAATATAACAGTGATATTAGACAGTTCCTTCCAAGATCCCTAAAATTACAAAGATCAAAGGCAACAGAACAG CTTGGTTTCAACATTCGTGGAGGACAAGAACATCATTGTGGTATATTTGTATCCAAG gTGATGCCAAACAGTGAAGCAGAACTTTTAGGATTGAGGGAAGGTGATCAG atcttAGCTGTGAaccatataaattttgaaaacattaatCACTCAGAA GCTGTTGGTGTACTAAAGTCTAATACCTCCATTGATATGATTGTTAGTGATTTTCCATATG GTTATGACAGAACATATGATAAGACAAAATCGTTAGCATCAAGTCATCAACAGTCCCCAAGAAGATAG
- the LOC143085430 gene encoding uncharacterized protein LOC143085430, with protein sequence MFVLQDYGHKMQYVVENGMCTKSAMQGPFTFNCVPSNATVVMKTTVGSDHTPGTIFKIPFGSIGDGYLTITDNGCIPVLYQVTANINEMQTMESVGIYDVKKGIKDMSVFTVPDICLATGTVINVNRPQIKVGF encoded by the exons ATGTTTGTGTTACAAGACTATGGCCAT AAGATGCAGTACGTTGTTGAGAACGGGATGTGTACAAAATCAGCGATGCAAGGTCCATTTACATTCAACTGCGTTCCTA GTAATGCAACTGTTGTTATGAAGACAACGGTTGGATCAGATCATACACCAGGAACCATCTTTAAGATACCCTTTGGCAGTATTGGAGACGGTTACTTGACTATAACAGATAATGGCTGTATCCCTGTTTTATACCAGGTTACTGCTAATATCAATGAAA TGCAAACTATGGAATCGGTTGGAATATATGAtgtaaaaaaaggaataaaagatATGTCAGTGTTCACTGTTCCAGATATTTGCCTTGCAACAGGAACTGTCATTAAC GTGAATAGACCACAGATAAAAGTTGGATTTTGA